One part of the Mytilus trossulus isolate FHL-02 chromosome 11, PNRI_Mtr1.1.1.hap1, whole genome shotgun sequence genome encodes these proteins:
- the LOC134691380 gene encoding uncharacterized protein LOC134691380 produces the protein MDERKKSSPRTENMSSEPLEPQSKPRETFMMKISDLEIFLKFHADTHNTVLNFQNITPENYHLKKQAQCEKIFSKKFRDALQKVAEESKMKDELHSFVTKIQKKIRSRDMHTVSTKKWRPWLRVEEDGATAEKKIKDDNACTDETSVLLLYSRTSTSDINDKSSLEKMKQSKEEIPRSSDTASGLSDDSRVWLTVPLNAVRQNRLDVLDLCIKTGIDIGIFRDIRGLSLLHEALLGATDNEMIEKLLTHINKSSLSDSNFPPMKVLLSNENLSCKLKIELMRKLISYGVPLVYENSTEGGAVQNVISAMSSVSEESMIEDWKILLDQILSLGVSINSTDWFKHTALLVAINSIPPHGFVDMHDDENSVQNLKVIRKHKMDIVEYLLEKGANPDITDASGRTCLHNAVLSQNLDVVDLIMKHGACVNSLNHLGMTPIYCMCTQGDWSEEEDDVNDILFPILRLLIKSGGDVNKQGKDLSSVLHFAAAKLNFVICKFLLESGADVAVRDHLKRTPLHLSVRNNDTSVIDLLLQFGANLNARDIHNDSPLHQACLFENTTAVQVLLDKGAEVSIVGDLGIQPIHIAAENGNFSMIQLFIDRNADVNVKDNFGATPLHYAAADGNPDSIPCLLDNGADKIIADDMGRNPLDLAKQMGQFKASSLLAENESDVKFGYFPEGLFPNRPLVKMSDVDKYFNNLVSKLQAMRNSERDIGETILNTPGLGKVDFAKGENADIFKIIQHFIDKVLVRVGELDPLFKGCLLNAGSTLEGVKIGYPDEFDFLVHLEHFSSIIETIETSEVPGFSKIFVKSPLSKEYDAFCERSSNYLNAGCILRRFNQLLRMAKYDVLQEHVEHIYTGYMILRDSETVMSTLPIPLGNLVALSVTWRGREFKFLDISIDVNPVVFTTNWPRDVVNGCLLMQNLTDKGMYLIPKMCEAVSSWPGELSSESTDLWRFSFAHIESEIIQSLPPEGRDCYMLCKTFRMEPFCCSVELERKGINDPESAFLSRLNQNVSSSDDDQNDDEDENDDEDDDDDDDDDDDDDDDDDDDDDDDDDDDDDDDDEKDDDDDNDQIKQNFETAMKNNELDLNEMMDYEEEFGKDDMTAEKLVPSYYIKTIFLKEVELLYKENKKLSKKDLKTMPRKVYDKMLTAIETEYLSTLFVPKQNIYHSAKHYENEDGVMELRHKFCENIVKLLDNLDFKTN, from the exons ATG gatgaaagaaaaaaatcttcaccACGAACAGAAAACATGTCGTCAGAACCGTTAGAACCGCAATCTAAACCAAGGGAGACATTCATGATGAAGATCAGTGATTTAGAAATATTTCTCAAATTTCATGCTGATACACATAACACAGTTTTGAATTTCCAGAATATTACTCCAGAAAACTACCACTTAAAAAAACAAGCACaatgtgaaaaaatattctCCAAAAAATTTCGGGATGCTTTACAAAAGGTTGCCGAAGAAAGTAAAATGAAAGATGAGCTTCATTCGTTTgttacaaaaattcaaaagaaaataagatCACGTGACATGCATACTGTCAGTACAAAAAAATGGCGTCCGTGGCTAAGGGTAGAAGAAGACGGAGCGACCGccgaaaaaaagataaaagatgaCAATGCTTGCACAGACGAGACCAGTGTTTTATTGTTGTACTCAAGAACTTCTACATCAGATATTAATGATAAGAGTAGtcttgaaaaaatgaaacagTCTAAGGAAGAAATACCAAGATCTTCAGATACAGCGTCAGGCTTAAGCGACGACTCGCGTGTTTGGCTAACTGTTCCATTGAATGCTGTTCGCCAAAACAGATTAGACGTCTTGGATTTGTGCATAAAGACAggaatagatataggaatattTCGCGATATTCGTGGTTTATCACTTTTACACGAAGCCTTATTGGGTGCCACAGATAATGAGATGATAGAAAAGCTATTAACGCATATCAATAAGAGTTCTTTGTCTGACAGCAATTTTCCTCCAATGAAagtgcttttatccaatgaaaatTTATCTTGtaagctaaaaatagaactaaTGAGAAAACTCATTTCGTATGGTGTGCCACTGGTTTATGAAAATTCTACTGAGGGAGGTGCCGTACAAAATGTTATCTCCGCGATGAGTAGTGTTAGTGAGGAATCAATGATTGAAGACTGGAAAATATTGTTAGATCAAATTTTGTCACTTGGAGTTAGCATAAATAGTACAGACTGGTTTAAACACACGGCTCTGTTAGTTGCCATCAATAGTATTCCACCTCATGGGTTTGTAGACATGCATGATGATGaaaattcagttcaaaatttaaaagtaatacGAAAGCACAAAATGGATATAGTCGAATACCTGCTAGAAAAGGGAGCTAATCCTGATATAACAGATGCATCAGGTAGAACATGCCTACACAATGCGGTTCTGTCTCAGAACTTGGATGTGGTCGACTTGATTATGAAACATGGGGCATGTGTTAATTCCCTCAATCATTTAGGAATGACTCCTATTTACTGTATGTGTACTCAGGGTGACTGGAGTGAGGAAGAGGATGACGTCAATGACATACTTTTCCCTATTCTACGCTTACTGATAAAATCTGGTGGTGACGTCAACAAACAGGGAAAGGATCTCTCAAGCGTCCTTCATTTTGCAGCAGCAAAACTGAACTTTGTCatttgcaaatttttattaGAATCGGGAGCCGATGTAGCGGTACGTGATCACTTAAAGCGTACGCCTTTACACCTTTCAGTTCGAAATAATGACACGTCTGTAATAGATTTACTTCTTCAATTTGGCGCCAATTTGAATGCAAGAGATATCCATAATGATTCCCCTTTACACCAGGCATGTTTGTTTGAAAACACAACTGCTGTTCAAGTCCTTCTTGACAAGGGTGCTGAGGTATCAATAGTAGGAGATTTAGGGATCCAGCCTATTCATATAGCGGCAGAAAATGGCAATTTCTCCATGATACAATTATTTATCGACAGAAATGCAGATGTCAATGTCAAAGATAATTTTGGCGCTACTCCGCTGCATTATGCAGCAGCAGACGGAAATCCCGATTCTATTCCATGTCTTCTCGATAATGGAGCCGATAAAATAATAGCCGACGACATGGGGAGAAACCCTCTTGATCTTGCAAAACAAATGGGACAGTTCAAAGCATCGTCCTTATTAGCTGAAAATGAGTCTGATGTTAAATTTGGCTATTTTCCAGAAGGATTATTTCCGAACAGACCTCTTGTTAAAATGTCGGATgtagataaatattttaataacctTGTAAGTAAACTACAAGCTATGCGAAATAGTGAACGAGACATAGGGGAAACTATTCTAAATACTCCAGGACTTGGCAAAGTCGATTTTGCAAAGGGAGAGAATGCAGACATTTTCAAGATCATCCAACACTTTATAGACAAGGTATTAGTAAGAGTGGGTGAATTAGATCCATTATTTAAAGGTTGCTTGCTGAATGCAGGAAGCACATTGGAAGGTGTTAAGATAGGATATCCGGATGAATTCGATTTTTTAGTCCATCTTGAGCATTTCAGTTCTATCATAGAGACAATTGAAACTTCCGAAGTTCCGGGATTTTCTAAGATATTCGTGAAATCACCACTTTCCAAAGAGTATGATGCGTTTTGTGAACGTTCGAGTAATTATCTAAACGCGGGTTGTATACTGAGGCGCTTCAATCAGCTTCTAAGAATGGCTAAGTATGATGTTCTCCAAGAACATgttgaacatatatatactgGATATATGATTCTACGGGATAGTGAAACCGTCATGAGTACCCTTCCCATTCCACTTGGTAATCTTGTTGCTTTGTCCGTAACATGGAGAGGTAGAGAGTTTAAGTTTTTGGACATATCCATTGATGTCAATCCTGTTGTTTTCACAACAAATTGGCCACGTGATGTAGTTAATGGCTGTTTGTTGATGCAAAATCTCACAGACAAAGGAATGTACTTGATTCCTAAAATGTGTGAAGCAGTTTCTAGTTGGCCTGGAGAACTAAGTTCCGAAAGCACTGATTTATGGCGTTTTTCTTTTGCCCATATAGAGTCTGAAATTATTCAGTCACTTCCGCCGGAAGGAAGGGATTGTTATATGTTGTGTAAGACCTTCCGAATGGAACCTTTCTGCTGTAGTGTCGAACTTGAGAGAAAGGGTATAAATGACCCGGAGTCTGCATTCTTGTCCCGTCTCAACCAAAATGTTTCTTCATCCGATGACGACCAAAATGACGATGAAGATGAAAATGACGAtgaagatgatgatgatgatgatgatgatgatgatgatgatgatgatgatgatgatgatgatgatgatgatgatgatgatgatgatgatgatgatgacgatgaaaaggatgatgatgatgataatgatcAAATAAAGCAAAATTTTGAAACCGCAATGAAAAATAATGAGCTGGATCTAAATGAAATGATGGACTATGAAGAAGAATTTGGGAAAGATGACATGACAGCAGAAAAGTTAGTTCCTTCATACTATATCAAGACCATTTTTCTGAAAGAGGTAGAACtcctttataaagaaaataagaaacttTCGAAAAAAGATCTAAAAACAATGCCAAGAAAAGTGTACGACAAAATGCTAACTGCCATAGAAACTGAGTATCTATCAACATTGTTTGTTCCAAAGCAGAATATTTACCATTCAGCAAAACATTATGAAAACGAAGATGGCGTTATGGAATTGAGACATAAGTTCTGTGAAAACATAGTCAAACTCCTAGACAACCTTGATTTTAAGACCAATTGA
- the LOC134691382 gene encoding uncharacterized protein LOC134691382 — translation MDDVASSEDEKEPDADTRNGFGIWSLLKKDWRFLRDDFILLRLFAVCGMTFCFAMFFLQIGTSLRSYELLQQYIEERESQYSFLDFYESNEYWSWDPDLFLLTVNTTFYAH, via the exons atggaCGATGTGGCCAGCAGTGAGGACGAAAAAGAGCCAGATGCAGATACAAGAAACGGATTTGGAATTTGGTCATTGTTAAAAAAGGATTGGCG atttttacgagatgattttattttactacGACTATTTGCAGTATGTGgaatgacattttgttttgcCATGTTCTTTCTGCAGATTGGTACATCACTTAGATCATATGAG ctACTACAGCAATATATAGAAGAGAGAGAATCACAATATTCATTTCTGGACTTTTACGAGAGTAACGAGTATTGGTCGTGGGAtccagatttatttttattgacggTCAACACAACGTTTTATGCTCATTGA